Genomic window (Nicotiana sylvestris chromosome 7, ASM39365v2, whole genome shotgun sequence):
AGATACTACCATTAGTTTAATcttatttaaattaaaatttaaatattcaaaacgcacaaaaaaataatataaattgtaattttcttcatatcaaagtggtaaaaacaAATATAAATGTTTGTAAAATTATTTCAGTATTGTGCTTAGATAATCTCGGGAAACAAAAAGTATCAAAAAGTTATTCGATCAGGAATAAATTGTACCACAAGGTCAACAACTCGTTTGGCTAGTGTACTAAGGACCAGTTTGtccataaaaaaaataaaaaaaatgatttttttgtgTTTGTCCATCAAATTTTTGACAATGTTTgaaaataaattttcaaaatattttgtttCCTATTCACAAAActgcaatattttttcaagtgcATGTCCCAACATAATTTCAAATTCTAAATACCATTTTTGAACTTAACTCCAAAtactacttttttttttctcaaaaattacAATTTTTGTGCCCAAACGCCTAATAGGTTTAATGTGATTTTTTATTTTGCTAGAAATAAGGATTAATTAGCTACGTGGAGTTTAATATGCAATCACCATTTCGCAACTAAAACACTGGACAAGTTATAGAGTAATAAGAGTTTTAACCCAACCTTATACAGAATCAATGCACCCCTAAGTTCAGTTAAAACCTCTAAGAACATACTTCAGAATTCGAATTTTCCTTACATTGCCGAGTGGTAAACCAATTTTTAATTTGCACAATGCATAGATTTGTTGTACTGGTGGCAGATGAAGTATAATAAGAGGATATTATAACAAGTTTAAAGATTAATAGAAACGCGTCGTTACAGATAATAAGGTACTCACTTTGTGTTAGGAACGATATCTTTTAATTTCGTGTCTTCTCACTTAGCATTAATAAATTAATATACAAAAATCCTCCCTTAATCCATACTTAATTTTTTTATACATTCTTTCAAAAGGGCAATAAGAATATCTTTCTACCAACAAACAAAACTACAAACAAAGAGCGTGTGTTGGGTACATAATTTTTTATTATGTATACATTATACCTATCACCATATTAACAAAAACAATAGAGATGTTTCTTGGAAAACCAAAAGCATCTTCAACTACCCAATCATTAGTATCATAAACTATGTAAACtacccttttcttttccttctgctatgggttttataattaaaaaaattgcaaaattttaattttttttctctgCTTAAGAGCTAACATATTATCAAGACAACTAGCAGTTCCACTAAAGACTCAGCTTCATTAGGAAGAAGCATTAAATTCTTATCATGTCGTACCTTTACACACCTCAACCAGCTGGTTGCTGCAAATCTCCTTTTTAAATTACTTTTATTATGTAATACGTAGTCATTAGTAGGACCGATGTATTTATTTTCACTAATTCAAGCGTACGTAGTAGAGTTGAAAATCTGCAAATCATAAAGACGAAGTTTATACTATTAGACAAAATCATACATCAGTTACAACTTACATGCATGCTAACTAGTTAACCTATCTTTTTCTTATCTGAAGGGAACCTTGGAGCAACGATAAAGTTGTTTCCACGTTAGTAATTAGGATAGACTATCTACTTCACACCTCTTGGGATGTGATCCTTTATCGGACCCTACGTGAATGCATGATACTTTGTGTATCGGGCTATTCTACCTTTTTTTTTGTTCTGCACTAGCCTTAGGCCCGACTAATTCGGATTCGCATCGGAAAAATGATAATGCGGCCCCCTCCGAAGACGAATCCATTCCAAAGCTGGAACTCGAGATTTCtgactaaaaatggagaaataATTACTAATCTACCATAAACTTTAATGGTTAACTAAGCAATCAAGCTAAGTAATTAAGGTGGACATTTAATTATCCCCATCATTATCTTACAGCTTGTACTTTAACTCCTTCATCACGTTTAAATCTATATAGCTTCTCCAGAACTCAAACAACATAGTGGTAATGGGTTGTGGAATTAATGGAAAAAGATTGACGGATCAATTTCCATTTATACGTACGAAAAGTGAGTACGTGTATAAGGAGCTCAAGCCCTAATTTGGACAATATAGTTAATGTGAAGGACAAACACCAAAAAAGGATTCAAAACTGGTGACCCAACCAACAGCTGTAACAAGGGAGAAAAAAAAGACCAACAGCTGTAGTACGTTTAAATCAAGTAGTATCAATTTATGATATTTTTCAACATTAGATAACCTTAGCATAATATGTCACCTTGATTCCAACTCCGCTTAATTAGCATAGCAATTTTTATTGTTTTTAACCCTGGCCCGCCATAGGCGGATCTAGGACTTCTAAAATATGGGTGTACCATTAAGGTTAGGAGACAAAAAAATATTAAGAATTGATCTATATTCCTTTGGGTAAATATATTCAACCAAGGGACCATTCAGTCTTTGTGTAACATAGGTGCCAACAAATAATATTAGCTAAAATACCTAGTTTGGCAAAACGACCATCTATTCACGTGCCCCATAAACTACCTTATAAATTTGCCCCTGGGCTCGAATTCAGATAAATTTATACTATATATCGATAATTAGTAGTTCTATAAAGCTGAATTCAAAATTTAGATTAACTAAGTTTAAGGTGTGTTTATATATCCTAGAGATAAACGTATTGACTCTATGCTAAGTAAATTCTTTGGAGTCATCCTACTTAATTAATTTTGAAAACACATAATACCATGAAAGAAGGACCATTAAGAACTACTAGTACACTTCAATTTATATTTCGGGCACAATCACTTTTAGAGTGTTTCATTCAGAAACTATTTGCATTTATAGCCGAAAAAGTATACaaagtttgtttaatttttgtatataacatatatatatatatattagactATTATTTTAAGAGTGACTATATAAtgtcatttttcctttatttttatttaacCGTAGTAAAAAGCAAAATGCCAGCACTGTCGATGTTAGTTGGTttcaaataagaaaaagaaaagagagagaaattgAAGGACAAAATGGATAAAGGTAAAAACTTACAGAGAAAGAATGAAACATGCATTGACTGAATAACAATAATCACCCATTAGGCTTCTCTCTTAAAATAAGAAATTTGCCTTATAAAAATGGACTAATTAATTAATCCTCtctatcattttttttttcttttcttttttcctctctCTACCGCTAATTAATCAAAATCATAtgaccaaaaaagaaaaatttacagCTATATACGAGATAGTGGGTGGTCATATCCAATTACCACGTCCACGTCACagttattttttttttccattcagttactGACAGTTATTCCACATCAGCAAGAGTAAAATTCAACCAACTCATCCAATGACTCAGGTTGAGGATCAGCATTTTCAAGCATCCAAAGCAAATGTTCAAAGAGAACAACTTCACATCCAACTGTAATATATTCTTCAGAATCGCCGGACTTTTCGACGAGTTCACGGAAAAGCGGGTGGTCAACGACGTCGGAGTTTAGAAGGTACCGGCGGCGCGATTTTCCGACATAGACAGGATACACATTTTTGTTAGAGCAGTGATTATCATCGGAAAAGGAATCGTTGTCGGAGGAGGAAGAATGATGTGTGGCTACGACGGCGCTGCCATTTACGCGGCCGAGTTTGAAGGATTGCATTTTCTTTAACACAGATTTGAGTTTCGTGAGTTTGCCTCCTTTGGCCATTTTTGTAAGGTTATAAATGGAAAATTTTGAAGGGAAAGAGAGGGTttgaagagaagaagaagaagaacggaGTGTGAGGTTTGAGGAGAAAGTGGGAGGAAGGTTCGGATATATAAGGAAAGGGGGAAGGGTAAATTTGGAAATTTATAATGGGCAGCATTTGCATATTGGGGGGGCCTTTTTGTTGGGGTCAGCTAAAACCAGCTGCGGCTTTCTGCCTATTTGAGAGAACCTCtagattttttcttttcttttcttttttttttaaatttttttatttttcttgtgaaTATTGATTTGGtaaaattttttctttttcatcttgTATCCATTTTGAATTGGATATAAAatataagaaagaaaaaagaaaaacttatcACTAGGAAATGTAAAATATACCAAAATTACTCATAATTTTATATTTCGTGATGTAGAACTAGAACAAGTCTCATAACAATATAAATTTAAAATATGTTTTCCAGTAACAAAGATATATATT
Coding sequences:
- the LOC104215847 gene encoding auxin-responsive protein SAUR78-like, whose product is MAKGGKLTKLKSVLKKMQSFKLGRVNGSAVVATHHSSSSDNDSFSDDNHCSNKNVYPVYVGKSRRRYLLNSDVVDHPLFRELVEKSGDSEEYITVGCEVVLFEHLLWMLENADPQPESLDELVEFYSC